In a genomic window of Pedobacter sp. KBS0701:
- the nagB gene encoding glucosamine-6-phosphate deaminase has product MARLNLLEETRFEKLPVNVFENPKIASINVAHRIAELIKSKQANNTPAVLGLATGVTPIAVYAELVRLHKEEGLSFKNVITFNLDEYYPMAPTAAQSYVTFMNENLFNHIDIDKKNVHIPDGMLALEDIPAFCLEYEKKIGDLGGLDIQILGIGRTGHIGFNEPGSAPNSGTRLVTLDDLTRRDAARDFGGKSFVPTKAITMGIGTIFKAREIILMAWSRKKASIIKKAVEGEISGEVPATYLQLSDHVEFILDAPAASELTRFDTPWLVKDCVWTDALIRKAVIWLANTLKKPILKLTEDDYNNNGMAQLATEKGPVYNINIHIFNKLQHTITGWPGGKPNADDSQRPERAEPAKKSVIIFSPHPDDDVISMGGTFLRLVDQGHDVHVAYQTSGNTAVWDDDALRFVEFNVDFTEKMGMDNTHLKDLYNKMRTFIEHKKPNQIDTPEIQTVKGLIRKGEAIAGARYCGLEDDHIHFQALPFYESGKVQKNPVTDADIELTIALLQQVKPQQVYAAGDFEDPHGTHIVCFKIILAALERLRKTEAWAQDCWLWMYRGAWHEFETYEIEMAVPISPQELERKKYAIFKHQSQKDRAVFPGDDSREFWQRAEDRNRDTAKAYDELGLAEYEAMEAFVRWKFED; this is encoded by the coding sequence ATGGCTAGATTAAATCTACTGGAGGAGACACGTTTCGAGAAATTACCTGTAAACGTGTTCGAAAATCCAAAAATTGCTTCAATTAATGTGGCACATCGCATTGCCGAGCTCATTAAATCAAAACAAGCAAACAACACACCTGCAGTACTGGGCTTAGCAACAGGTGTTACCCCAATTGCAGTTTATGCCGAACTGGTTAGACTGCATAAAGAAGAGGGATTAAGTTTTAAAAACGTAATTACTTTTAACCTGGATGAATATTATCCAATGGCGCCAACTGCAGCGCAAAGTTATGTTACGTTTATGAACGAAAACCTTTTCAATCATATCGATATTGACAAAAAAAACGTTCACATCCCCGATGGTATGCTTGCACTGGAGGATATTCCTGCTTTCTGCCTGGAATACGAAAAGAAAATCGGTGATCTCGGCGGTCTTGACATCCAGATTTTAGGAATTGGGCGTACAGGTCACATCGGGTTTAACGAGCCAGGCTCTGCGCCAAATTCCGGTACCCGTTTAGTAACTTTAGATGATTTAACACGCCGTGATGCGGCTCGCGATTTTGGTGGAAAAAGCTTTGTACCAACAAAAGCCATTACCATGGGTATTGGTACCATTTTCAAAGCAAGAGAAATTATATTAATGGCCTGGAGCCGTAAAAAAGCTTCAATCATCAAAAAAGCTGTTGAAGGCGAAATTTCAGGAGAGGTTCCGGCAACATACCTTCAGCTTTCTGACCATGTAGAGTTTATCCTTGACGCACCTGCGGCTTCAGAACTGACCCGTTTTGACACCCCATGGCTGGTTAAAGATTGCGTTTGGACAGATGCATTGATCCGCAAGGCAGTAATCTGGCTGGCCAACACATTAAAAAAACCGATCTTAAAATTAACGGAAGACGATTACAATAATAACGGTATGGCCCAACTGGCTACTGAAAAAGGACCAGTTTATAACATCAACATCCATATCTTTAATAAATTACAACATACTATAACTGGCTGGCCGGGTGGCAAACCTAATGCGGACGATTCTCAGCGTCCGGAAAGAGCTGAGCCTGCTAAGAAGAGCGTGATTATTTTTTCTCCTCACCCGGATGATGATGTGATCTCGATGGGCGGTACTTTTCTACGGCTGGTTGATCAGGGGCATGATGTGCATGTTGCTTACCAAACCTCGGGTAATACTGCGGTATGGGATGATGACGCACTTCGTTTTGTGGAGTTTAATGTAGATTTCACTGAGAAGATGGGCATGGACAATACGCACCTAAAGGATCTTTATAACAAGATGAGAACCTTTATTGAGCATAAAAAACCAAACCAGATTGATACACCAGAGATCCAAACGGTTAAAGGACTCATCAGAAAAGGCGAAGCTATTGCCGGTGCAAGATATTGCGGTTTAGAAGATGACCACATCCATTTTCAGGCACTCCCTTTCTACGAAAGCGGTAAGGTTCAGAAAAACCCGGTAACTGATGCTGATATCGAACTTACAATAGCCCTATTGCAACAAGTTAAACCTCAACAGGTTTATGCTGCCGGCGATTTTGAAGACCCTCATGGAACGCACATTGTTTGTTTCAAAATTATTTTAGCAGCATTAGAACGATTACGTAAAACTGAAGCCTGGGCGCAAGATTGCTGGTTATGGATGTACCGCGGTGCATGGCATGAATTTGAAACTTATGAAATAGAAATGGCGGTTCCAATTTCTCCACAAGAGCTTGAACGCAAGAAATATGCAATTTTCAAACACCAGAGTCAGAAAGACAGAGCGGTTTTCCCTGGCGATGACTCAAGAGAGTTCTGGCAAAGGGCTGAAGATCGTAACCGTGATACTGCAAAGGCTTATGATGAGCTTGGACTTGCAGAATACGAAGCGATGGAAGCTTTTGTTCGCTGGAAGTTTGAAGACTAG
- a CDS encoding anhydro-N-acetylmuramic acid kinase: protein MNTHIQKLYSKAGKSERLIIGLMSGTSMDGLDIALCSVKKSGAETDIRVLNFKTGDYTDDFRAKIKVIFSKKEVDLQLVCLMNEHIANIHAQLINEAIKEWGYENEDIDFIASHGQTIFHAPKSLHKLADYPNGTLQIGDGDHIAVKTGIITLSDFRQKHLAAGGEGAPLAVYGDYLMFSKAGEDRVMLNIGGIANFTYLPGRMDASEIFSTDVGPGNTLMDQYMQQHFNQFYDKNASVALAGKFNPDLLSALLNCSFFELDFPKTTGPELFNLEYLIKAQEQSSTTNLRKEDVMATLCHFSAETIANAIKRCFGDDACVQVFMSGGGMHNPLLVQLLQTQLPFCKFLTTKDLNINPDAKEAVLFAVLANETLCGEPINFGSRQGVPSVCMGKISLPA from the coding sequence ATGAACACACATATCCAAAAGTTATACTCAAAAGCAGGCAAGTCAGAACGTTTAATTATCGGATTGATGAGTGGAACTTCTATGGATGGACTGGATATTGCCCTCTGTTCGGTTAAGAAAAGCGGTGCCGAAACAGATATCCGAGTTTTAAATTTTAAAACCGGCGATTATACAGATGATTTCAGAGCAAAAATAAAGGTCATATTTTCTAAAAAAGAAGTCGATTTACAATTGGTTTGCCTGATGAATGAGCACATTGCAAATATTCATGCTCAATTGATCAATGAAGCAATAAAAGAATGGGGGTATGAAAATGAGGACATTGATTTTATCGCCAGTCATGGACAAACCATTTTTCACGCACCAAAATCTTTGCACAAACTGGCCGATTATCCTAATGGCACACTACAGATTGGCGACGGCGATCATATTGCTGTTAAAACCGGAATTATTACCCTTTCTGATTTTAGGCAGAAACATTTGGCTGCGGGTGGAGAAGGCGCACCTCTGGCTGTATATGGAGATTATTTAATGTTTTCGAAGGCTGGTGAAGATCGGGTAATGTTGAATATTGGCGGTATAGCAAACTTCACATATTTGCCGGGTCGTATGGATGCCAGTGAAATTTTTTCAACGGATGTTGGGCCTGGTAACACATTGATGGATCAGTACATGCAACAACATTTTAATCAGTTCTATGATAAAAATGCCAGTGTCGCTTTGGCTGGTAAATTTAATCCAGATCTGTTATCTGCATTATTGAATTGCAGTTTTTTTGAGTTGGATTTTCCTAAAACCACAGGACCAGAACTATTTAACCTGGAATATTTAATAAAGGCACAAGAACAGTCTTCAACCACAAATCTGCGCAAAGAAGATGTAATGGCAACCTTATGCCATTTTTCAGCAGAAACGATTGCCAATGCAATAAAACGTTGTTTTGGGGATGATGCGTGTGTGCAGGTATTTATGAGTGGTGGCGGAATGCATAATCCGCTGCTTGTTCAGCTTCTTCAAACACAATTGCCTTTTTGCAAATTTCTAACCACTAAAGATTTAAATATTAATCCCGATGCAAAAGAGGCTGTTTTATTTGCTGTTTTGGCCAATGAGACCCTGTGTGGAGAACCAATTAATTTTGGCAGCCGGCAAGGTGTACCTTCAGTCTGCATGGGTAAAATCAGTTTACCTGCTTAA